One genomic region from Amaranthus tricolor cultivar Red isolate AtriRed21 chromosome 12, ASM2621246v1, whole genome shotgun sequence encodes:
- the LOC130796920 gene encoding protein KINESIN LIGHT CHAIN-RELATED 2, with product MPRGNKDNSSNMQRNSRSNGNLKKFKGSLKQEAQLTCSPNQTDPSYGSISLEINDVGYQSMESELRFMDTSEEIKEIDVEEKQESSQKHVSKIQKKDKINKVTKSKGKTKNVDNICKNTLTHDMDKIKTSSRSFSSSPFGNNKNSTNKSIGENVEKEGEKPYLGPYLLKKARNVISLGDNPKRAFELALRAKTSFESCAIKKQSLDYAMCLHLLASIYCNAYQYKEAIPLLESSIEVPNIELGKNHALAKFVGYMRLGDIYAIMSQMEKAITFYKTALHIQTNVLGDKDPRVGETCRYVAEAYIQAFEFDEAENLCKMALNIRQVNGCPSSIKEAADRRLLGLIYDSKGDYNASLEQYDLATMALRYDGLELEIATVNCNIGDAYLGLAQYEEAILCYKKALSTFISSKGKNHSSVAAVLVRLGELYNNVGKFGESNSYIESALEIYSKETITTCDNVEDVSNGLIALAAIYESMNELDHALNLLQHALELQNKEATQKSKIAGIEAQIGVINYILGNYIDSYTFLKSSVCKFEHIGKKKSSIYAITINQLGIVCVQLHKIGEAAELFDEAKSILEIEYGLFHPDTLGVCSNLAGTYDALGRWDDAIDLLEFVVVMREEKLGTADPIVEDEKRRLIQLLNESGQVRRRKSRSLETLLH from the exons atgccTAGAGGGAATAAAGACAATTCATCAAACATGCAGAGGAACTCAAGGAGCAATGGGaacctaaaaaaatttaaaggaagCCTTAAACAAGAAGCACAATTGACATGTTCTCCTAACCAAACTGACCCTAGTTATGGGTCCATAAGTTTGGAAATTAATGATGTTGGTTATCAATCCATGGAATCCGAGCTTAGATTTATGGATACTAGTGAGGAAATAAAAGAGATAGATGTCGAAGAGAAACAAGAAAGTTCACAAAAACATgtatcaaaaattcaaaaaaaagatAAGATTAATAAAGTAACAAAATCAAAGGGAAAAACTAAAAATGTTGATAATATATGTAAAAATACTCTTACTCATGatatggataaaattaaaacctCAAGCAGATCCTTTTCAAGTTCTCCATTTGGAAATAATAAGAACTCAACAAATAAAAGTATTGGGGAAAATGTTGAGAAAGAGGGAGAGAAGCCATATTTAGGACCTTATCTACTCAAGAAGGCTCGAAATGTAATCTCACTTGGGGATAACCCAAAAAGGGCATTTGAACTTGCCCTCCGAGCAAAGACATCATTTGAGAGTTGTGCCATTAAGAAACAAAGCTTGGATTATGCAATGTGTCTGCATCTTTTGGCTTCAATTTACTGTAATGCATATCAATATAAGGAAGCAATTCCTCTTCTCGAATCTTCAATTGAAGTTCCAAACATAGAGCTCGGTAAAAATCATGCCCTTGCAAAGTTTGTTGGGTACATGCGATTAGGTGACATCTACGCAATTATGAGTCAAATGGAGAAGGCAATTACGTTTTATAAGACTGCTTTACATATTCAAACAAATGTTTTAGGAGATAAAGATCCCCGCGTTGGAGAAACTTGTCGATATGTGGCAGAGGCTTATATACAAGCTTTTGAATTTGATGAAGCCGAAAATCTATGTAAGATGGCTCTAAATATCCGTCAAGTAAACGGATGTCCTTCTTCAATCAAAGAAGCTGCCGATAGAAGATTATTGGGCCTAATATATGATTCAAAGGGAGATTATAATGCTTCTCTTGAGCAATATGATTTAGCAACCATGGCATTACGCTACGATGGACTGGAATTAGAAATTGCAACTGTTAATTGTAATATTGGAGATGCTTATTTAGGGTTAGCTCAATATGAAGAGGCCATTCTCTGTTACAAAAAGGCATTGTCTACTTTTATATCTAGCAAAGGCAAGAACCATTCTAGTGTAGCTGCAGTCCTTGTGCGCTTAGGCGAGTTATACAATAACGTTGGAAAGTTTGGTGAGTCTAACTCTTATATTGAAAGTGCCCTTGAGATTTACAGTAAGGAAACTATTACTACTTGCGACAATGTAGAAGACGTCTCGAATGGCCTTATTGCTCTTGCGGCTATATATGAGTCGATGAATGAACTTGATCACGCTCTTAATCTACTACAGCATGCACTTGAGTTACAAAATAAAGAGGCAACACAAAAGAGCAAGATTGCTGGAATTGAAGCTCAAATAGGGgtgataaattatatattagggAATTACATTGATTCTTATACCTTCCTCAAAAGTTCTGTATGTAAGTTTGAGCATATAGGGAAAAAGAAGTCATCCATTTATGCTATTACTATAAATCAATTGGGTATTGTTTGTGTGCAGCTCCATAAAATTGGTGAGGCTGCAGAGCTCTTTGATGAAGCTAAGAGTATTTTAGAGATAGAATATGGATTATTTCACCCAGATACTTTAGGTGTTTGTAGCAATCTTGCAGGAACTTATGATGCCCTTGGAAG ATGGGATGATGCAATTGACTTATTAGAATTTGTGGTGGTGATGCGAGAGGAGAAGCTTGGAACAGCTGATCCAATTGTTGAAGATGAAAAAAGGAGATTGATACAATTACTCAATGAATCTGGGCAAGTGAGAAGAAGAAAATCTAGGTCATTAGAAACTCTTCTTCATTGA